A portion of the Pseudarthrobacter sp. L1SW genome contains these proteins:
- a CDS encoding 3-oxoacyl-ACP reductase codes for MTDKYAQLVNQGLGRNVARKLGLPQPTLLRRYAAGQPLITGPILVQGSTQGADALSAELLSWDLDVRRHAVPREKLGAIIMVLDEVAHPRDLEKPILSAAASLRDLAPGGRVVTVSRPASDANSPAAAAARQGIDGFLRSLAKELRAGATGNGIVLRSGIQATSPSALAALQFFLSGRSAFVDGQFVTVSGTSGQLASDPEKPLAGKIAVVTGAARGIGAAIARTLQRDGATLILVDVPAAGDQLAAVANEVRGTALQLDISRDDAGQRIVEHAAQRHGRLDIMVHNAGITRDKLLANMDQPRWNSVININITAQLRINEALLSSEHFRESPRIVSIASTSGIAGNRGQTNYAASKAGVMGMVRSTAPHMAALGGSINAVAPGFIETEMTARIPFAIREIGRRLNSLQQGGLPVDVAEAVSFLASDAAASINGEVLRVCGQNMVGA; via the coding sequence GTGACAGACAAGTATGCACAACTGGTAAACCAGGGCCTGGGCAGGAATGTGGCCAGGAAGCTCGGACTGCCCCAGCCCACGCTCCTTCGGCGCTACGCGGCCGGACAGCCCCTGATCACCGGCCCCATCCTGGTCCAGGGAAGCACACAGGGGGCCGATGCCCTGTCCGCCGAACTCCTTTCCTGGGACCTTGATGTCCGGCGGCACGCAGTACCGCGCGAAAAACTGGGCGCCATCATCATGGTGCTGGATGAAGTGGCACACCCAAGGGACCTCGAAAAGCCCATTCTCTCGGCAGCTGCCTCACTGCGGGATCTTGCCCCCGGCGGTCGCGTGGTCACGGTGTCCAGGCCGGCGTCGGACGCTAATTCCCCTGCAGCTGCCGCTGCCCGGCAAGGGATCGACGGTTTCCTCCGCTCGCTGGCAAAGGAACTCCGCGCCGGCGCCACAGGCAACGGCATTGTCCTGAGGAGCGGGATCCAGGCCACCAGCCCCAGTGCCCTTGCAGCACTCCAGTTCTTCCTCTCCGGCCGTTCGGCCTTCGTGGACGGGCAGTTTGTGACGGTGTCCGGCACATCCGGACAACTTGCCAGTGACCCGGAAAAACCGCTGGCCGGCAAGATTGCGGTAGTCACCGGAGCAGCACGCGGCATTGGAGCGGCCATCGCCCGCACCCTGCAGCGCGATGGCGCCACGCTCATCCTCGTGGACGTCCCCGCGGCAGGCGACCAGCTGGCGGCGGTGGCGAACGAGGTACGGGGGACCGCGCTCCAGCTGGACATCAGCAGGGACGACGCAGGACAACGGATTGTTGAGCATGCCGCGCAGCGCCACGGCCGCCTGGACATCATGGTCCACAACGCCGGCATCACCCGCGACAAGCTGCTGGCCAACATGGACCAGCCCCGGTGGAACTCGGTGATCAACATCAACATCACCGCACAGCTCCGTATCAACGAAGCGCTGCTCTCCTCGGAGCACTTTCGGGAATCGCCGCGAATCGTGTCAATTGCTTCCACCAGCGGCATCGCCGGCAACCGGGGGCAGACCAACTATGCGGCATCCAAGGCCGGGGTCATGGGAATGGTCAGGTCCACTGCTCCGCACATGGCCGCGCTCGGCGGCAGCATCAACGCAGTGGCCCCGGGGTTCATCGAAACCGAGATGACCGCCCGGATCCCCTTTGCCATCCGCGAGATCGGCCGGCGGCTGAACTCGCTGCAGCAGGGTGGACTGCCGGTGGATGTTGCGGAGGCCGTGTCCTTCCTTGCCAGTGATGCAGCGGCCAGCATCAACGGTGAGGTGCTGCGGGTCTGCGGGCAGAACATGGTGGGGGCATGA
- a CDS encoding MaoC/PaaZ C-terminal domain-containing protein: MTAAQPVILGEMPSLSKLYVNAAAQAARRRLLGAQDGSVLPAASHEVRGAGVDVATLTAYQHLIGETASDVLPAGFIHALAFPLAMSVLNRDDFPLPLLGMIHLRNSVQQRSPLLFSDTMDISARVENLRGHRAGTQVDVVAEVRLSGAAEASWLGVSTYLAKGVFLPGIDKPSPAPARAEFKAPDPTALWQLGVDTGRAYAAVSGDFNPIHLSVLSAKALGMRRSIAHGMYLAARALADVGPSRGDSFTWDVDFDSPVFLPGVVALEISTEEGDAGTRTRSDFVAWNPRSGRRHFSGSVSAL, translated from the coding sequence ATGACGGCCGCCCAGCCGGTCATCCTTGGGGAGATGCCCTCGCTGTCCAAGCTCTACGTCAACGCCGCGGCCCAGGCCGCACGCCGGCGGTTGCTGGGCGCCCAGGATGGATCCGTCCTGCCAGCCGCAAGCCATGAAGTGCGGGGGGCCGGCGTGGACGTTGCCACGCTGACCGCCTACCAGCACCTGATTGGGGAGACGGCCAGCGACGTCCTGCCTGCCGGATTCATCCACGCCCTCGCCTTCCCCCTGGCCATGAGCGTGCTGAACAGGGACGACTTCCCTCTGCCGTTGCTCGGTATGATCCACCTCCGTAACAGCGTTCAGCAGCGTTCCCCGCTGCTCTTCTCGGACACCATGGATATCTCTGCGAGGGTTGAGAACCTCCGCGGACACCGTGCAGGGACACAGGTGGACGTCGTGGCGGAAGTGCGGTTGTCAGGTGCAGCGGAGGCGTCCTGGCTGGGGGTGTCCACCTACCTGGCCAAGGGAGTCTTTCTCCCTGGAATCGATAAGCCGTCCCCGGCCCCCGCGCGGGCGGAATTCAAGGCACCGGATCCCACGGCACTCTGGCAGCTTGGCGTGGATACCGGCCGCGCCTACGCAGCGGTATCCGGCGACTTCAACCCCATTCACCTGAGCGTGCTGTCCGCCAAGGCATTGGGGATGCGGCGGTCCATAGCCCACGGCATGTACCTGGCGGCCAGGGCGCTCGCCGACGTAGGTCCGTCCCGTGGAGATTCCTTCACCTGGGACGTCGATTTCGACTCCCCGGTGTTCCTTCCCGGGGTGGTTGCCTTGGAGATCAGCACGGAAGAAGGCGATGCCGGTACGCGGACACGCTCCGACTTCGTGGCATGGAATCCCAGGTCGGGCCGCCGCCACTTCAGCGGCTCGGTCAGCGCCCTCTAG
- a CDS encoding aromatic acid exporter family protein, translated as MSGLSSAFAAQRLQLAAKAALAAGLAFALAPHMPGAAANYPYYAPLGALVAMYHNVAGSVRQGLQALAGLAVGIGLAYVLVTVTDPSPFAVALIMGIGVLLGGLPGIGSGSDWIPTAALLVLLVGGSNPDDFSFGYLLQMGFGVAVGIGINFLVFPPLHLNAAAASLDELRLALGRQLSDMGAALKEEWPPKHEDWSSRSDELAAAARSVRHLVKEADASRRANPRRKLHPRDVDLDYRNLRELERVTFHIQDITDVLSDVIWDSEAPYSVPLQDNGPLADALSATGDLLRSFSEDDASAQDGHFEAARAAVEACMAATAGRPAEQGIVPASESVLLSLHRILRAVRMPG; from the coding sequence GTGTCCGGCCTGTCGTCGGCCTTTGCGGCGCAGCGGCTGCAGCTGGCGGCCAAGGCGGCTCTTGCGGCCGGCCTCGCCTTCGCCCTTGCGCCGCACATGCCCGGGGCCGCCGCGAACTATCCGTACTACGCCCCCCTGGGTGCGCTGGTGGCGATGTACCACAATGTTGCCGGTTCGGTGCGGCAGGGACTCCAGGCCCTTGCCGGGCTCGCGGTCGGCATCGGCTTGGCGTACGTGTTGGTTACCGTCACGGACCCGTCACCGTTCGCCGTCGCACTCATCATGGGCATAGGAGTGTTGCTCGGCGGCCTGCCGGGGATCGGCTCGGGCAGTGACTGGATTCCGACGGCGGCGCTGCTGGTTTTGCTTGTCGGCGGCAGCAATCCGGACGACTTTTCGTTCGGCTACCTCCTGCAGATGGGTTTCGGAGTTGCCGTTGGAATCGGCATCAACTTCCTGGTCTTTCCGCCGCTGCACCTGAACGCCGCGGCTGCCAGCCTGGATGAGCTCCGCCTGGCCCTCGGCCGGCAACTCAGCGACATGGGAGCGGCCCTTAAGGAAGAGTGGCCACCCAAACATGAGGACTGGTCCAGCCGTTCAGACGAACTTGCCGCTGCGGCGCGCTCGGTCCGGCACCTGGTCAAGGAAGCCGATGCGAGCCGGCGGGCGAATCCCAGGCGCAAACTGCATCCCCGCGACGTGGACCTTGATTACCGCAACCTGCGCGAACTGGAGAGGGTGACCTTCCACATCCAGGACATCACGGACGTGCTGTCCGACGTCATCTGGGACAGCGAGGCACCGTACAGCGTTCCCCTGCAGGACAACGGTCCCCTGGCAGACGCTTTGTCAGCAACAGGCGACCTCCTGCGCTCGTTCAGCGAGGACGATGCCTCGGCACAGGATGGGCACTTCGAGGCGGCAAGGGCGGCGGTGGAAGCCTGCATGGCTGCCACCGCCGGAAGGCCGGCGGAGCAGGGAATAGTTCCCGCGTCCGAATCGGTCCTGCTGAGCCTGCACCGCATCCTGCGGGCTGTGCGGATGCCCGGCTAG
- a CDS encoding serine hydrolase domain-containing protein: protein MDRAQGYVAPGYNNVLDLFESLLREDPHYSAQLAAYKDGVPVVELTGGPDMAPDTLTGAYSCSKGVAAMVIALLVQDGVLDLDRTVAHYWPEFGAHGKDRLLVRQALSHQAGLMGIEGGFGLDEFTTPAAAARLALAVPTWQPGRQFGYHALTIGIIMEELCRRTAGESLQELYEGRIRSPFNIDFFLGLPEDQEFRYRDVLYAAGPELPWLDPLSLEGLNSNAPVSTIMELPNIRPVRAAGMSAAGGVGAARGLARLYAAATTGLQGGKPFLTTTTLEQMSQEQVWGLDRSSGLDNAFAVVFMKPHPSRNFGSHRAFGHEGANAALGFADPAYGLGFGYIPRRQEEGRTPGRAHRLAAEVRRSAAGLS from the coding sequence ATGGATAGAGCTCAAGGCTACGTAGCGCCCGGATACAACAACGTCCTGGACCTGTTCGAGTCGCTCCTGCGCGAGGATCCGCACTACAGCGCACAGCTGGCCGCCTACAAGGACGGGGTCCCGGTGGTGGAACTGACGGGCGGGCCGGACATGGCGCCGGACACTTTGACGGGAGCCTACTCCTGTTCGAAGGGGGTGGCTGCCATGGTCATAGCGCTGCTGGTGCAGGACGGTGTGCTCGACCTCGACCGCACCGTAGCGCACTACTGGCCGGAATTCGGCGCGCACGGCAAGGACCGACTCCTGGTCCGGCAGGCTCTGTCGCACCAGGCAGGGCTCATGGGCATTGAAGGCGGCTTCGGGCTGGACGAATTCACCACCCCTGCCGCCGCGGCCCGGCTAGCCCTGGCTGTACCCACCTGGCAGCCCGGCCGGCAGTTTGGCTACCACGCGCTCACCATCGGGATCATCATGGAAGAGCTGTGCCGGCGGACAGCAGGGGAAAGCCTGCAGGAGCTCTACGAAGGGCGGATCAGGAGCCCCTTCAATATCGATTTCTTCCTTGGCTTGCCGGAAGACCAGGAGTTCCGCTACCGCGACGTCCTCTACGCGGCCGGCCCGGAGCTGCCCTGGCTCGATCCGCTCAGCCTCGAGGGCCTGAACAGCAACGCCCCGGTCAGCACCATCATGGAGCTTCCCAACATCCGCCCGGTCCGGGCGGCAGGAATGTCTGCGGCGGGCGGCGTAGGAGCGGCACGGGGCCTGGCAAGGCTTTATGCGGCGGCCACCACCGGACTCCAGGGCGGCAAACCGTTCCTGACAACCACCACCCTCGAGCAGATGTCGCAGGAACAGGTATGGGGACTTGACCGGTCCTCCGGGCTGGACAACGCGTTCGCCGTCGTGTTCATGAAGCCGCACCCGTCGCGGAACTTCGGCAGCCACCGCGCGTTCGGGCATGAGGGCGCCAACGCAGCGCTCGGGTTCGCGGATCCTGCCTACGGCCTGGGCTTCGGGTACATTCCACGGCGGCAGGAGGAGGGAAGAACGCCGGGACGTGCCCACCGCCTGGCGGCGGAGGTGCGCCGCTCAGCGGCAGGACTGTCCTGA
- a CDS encoding glutathione S-transferase family protein, with protein sequence MSQETDSTQQAARAQASENKAEHSTRGAYVTGGAEFNRDTNYIEDRITRDAAPGPNGEPGWPVEAGRYRLIAARACPWANRTVIVRRLLGLEDAISLGQPGPTHDARSWTFDLDPGGVDPVLGIERIQDAYFRRFPDYPRGITVPAIVDVASGAVVTNNFPQITLDFSTEWTEFHRAGAPDLYPEHLRQEIDQVNKRVFTEVNNGVYRCGFAGSQEAYDSAYARLWAALDWLEERLSGQRYLVGDTITEADVRLFTTLARFDPVYHGHFKCNRQKLSELPALWGYARDLFQTPGFGDTIDFVQIKQHYYIVHEDINPTGIVPAGPDLKGWLEPHGRESLGGRPFGDGTPPGPVREGEEVMPGHGAPAEGQ encoded by the coding sequence ATGAGCCAGGAAACGGACAGCACACAGCAGGCGGCAAGGGCACAGGCCTCGGAGAACAAGGCCGAACACAGCACCCGCGGCGCGTACGTCACTGGTGGAGCGGAATTCAACCGCGACACCAACTACATCGAAGACCGCATCACGAGGGACGCAGCCCCCGGCCCGAACGGGGAGCCGGGCTGGCCGGTGGAGGCCGGACGCTACCGGCTGATCGCGGCGCGTGCCTGCCCCTGGGCCAACAGGACCGTGATCGTCAGGCGCCTGCTTGGCCTTGAAGACGCCATCTCACTGGGACAACCCGGTCCCACCCACGATGCCCGTTCATGGACGTTTGACCTCGATCCTGGCGGGGTGGACCCGGTCCTGGGCATCGAGCGCATCCAGGACGCCTACTTCAGGCGGTTCCCGGACTATCCCCGCGGCATCACCGTCCCCGCGATCGTGGATGTCGCCAGCGGCGCAGTGGTGACCAACAACTTTCCGCAGATAACCTTGGACTTTTCCACCGAGTGGACCGAATTTCACCGTGCCGGAGCGCCGGACCTGTACCCGGAGCATCTGCGCCAGGAAATCGACCAGGTCAACAAACGCGTGTTCACCGAGGTCAACAACGGCGTCTACCGCTGCGGTTTTGCCGGGTCCCAGGAAGCCTACGACTCCGCCTACGCCCGGTTATGGGCAGCCCTTGATTGGCTGGAGGAGCGCCTCTCGGGACAGCGCTATCTGGTGGGTGACACAATCACCGAGGCCGACGTAAGGCTCTTCACCACACTTGCCCGGTTCGATCCCGTCTACCACGGCCACTTCAAGTGCAACCGGCAAAAACTCAGCGAATTGCCCGCCCTGTGGGGCTACGCGCGGGACCTGTTCCAAACTCCCGGCTTCGGCGACACCATCGATTTCGTCCAGATCAAGCAGCACTATTACATCGTCCATGAGGACATCAACCCCACCGGCATTGTCCCTGCAGGACCGGACCTCAAGGGCTGGCTGGAACCCCATGGCCGGGAATCGCTTGGAGGCCGCCCCTTCGGGGACGGGACACCGCCCGGGCCCGTCCGGGAAGGGGAGGAAGTCATGCCTGGGCACGGGGCGCCAGCCGAGGGGCAGTAA
- a CDS encoding M50 family metallopeptidase translates to MTIPGDLWDKLLGAFSRADAPSVTLTELALAVMAAAALSVPRRSWRYFGLLATATHEMGHAVAAVLSGQRLSGIRLGLDHSGTTTTYSRSRLATAWSCFWGYPVPAIVGATFVWCGFSGWGPAAVAGGAVALAASLLFLRNLTGVLITSAAIAVTLLLILFVPAAFVGHLAVILGLALLVAAVRDLIKLTHVHLRRRDRLASSDAYLLWRATSVPSAVWILLFAALVAGSWLWAWQPISTVLPTGA, encoded by the coding sequence ATGACTATACCTGGGGACCTTTGGGACAAACTGCTGGGAGCGTTCAGCCGGGCAGATGCTCCCAGCGTGACACTGACCGAACTGGCACTGGCGGTGATGGCAGCTGCCGCCCTGTCAGTGCCCCGCCGCTCCTGGCGGTACTTCGGCCTGCTGGCCACGGCCACACACGAGATGGGGCACGCTGTTGCTGCGGTGCTCAGCGGCCAGCGGTTATCCGGGATCCGGCTCGGCCTGGACCACTCCGGCACCACCACCACGTACAGCCGCAGCAGGCTCGCCACCGCCTGGTCCTGCTTTTGGGGCTATCCGGTACCCGCCATTGTCGGCGCGACGTTTGTGTGGTGCGGCTTCAGCGGATGGGGACCGGCGGCCGTTGCAGGCGGGGCCGTGGCCCTGGCTGCCTCGTTGCTCTTCCTCCGGAACCTGACAGGCGTGCTGATCACGTCCGCGGCAATTGCCGTCACCCTGCTCCTGATCCTCTTTGTGCCGGCCGCCTTCGTCGGACATCTGGCCGTCATCCTGGGCCTGGCCCTGCTCGTGGCCGCCGTACGCGACCTCATCAAGCTCACCCACGTGCACCTGCGCCGCAGGGACCGGCTGGCCAGTTCCGACGCGTACCTCCTCTGGCGTGCCACTTCGGTGCCCTCCGCCGTCTGGATCCTTCTGTTCGCGGCCCTTGTGGCTGGCTCGTGGCTCTGGGCCTGGCAGCCCATCTCCACTGTCCTGCCCACGGGAGCATAG
- a CDS encoding DUF4193 domain-containing protein encodes MATDYDELRSDVKESQDNSLEQLQSANAPDARSVVLELDEADGLDGAGVPGGEFVAEELVVQVIPQAEDEFTCYSCFLVRHRSQIARQKDGHSYCTECEG; translated from the coding sequence GTGGCAACCGATTACGACGAACTGCGCTCCGACGTCAAGGAATCGCAGGACAACTCACTCGAGCAGCTCCAGTCAGCAAATGCTCCCGACGCACGCAGCGTTGTGCTGGAGCTGGACGAGGCTGACGGGCTCGACGGAGCCGGCGTGCCCGGAGGCGAGTTCGTGGCCGAAGAGCTCGTGGTACAGGTCATCCCGCAGGCTGAAGACGAATTCACCTGCTACTCCTGCTTCCTGGTCCGTCACCGGTCCCAGATTGCGCGCCAGAAGGATGGCCACAGCTACTGCACCGAGTGCGAAGGCTAA
- a CDS encoding glycosyltransferase family 9 protein produces MEQLTAEFGGSVQVGTGVGPVLEKFESVSRIAVLRGGGLGDLIFAIPAMAALKAAYPGATLTLLGTPVHRALLAATKSPVDEVCVLPFAEGVRPGEEDPAELDAFFDDMRGRRFDLAVQLHGGGRYSNPFLLRLGARHTAGTRTADAASLERTVPYIYYQHEPLRALEVAGMAGAFPLDLEARLAPAEGGAPPAVVTRDDGAGPWVVVHPGATDPRRRWPVSRFAELAAACAADGFRVAVIGDENERALAGQVVEQAASANVHSFAGDLDMGGLVALLVRAAVVVGNDSGPRHLAQALGVPTVGIFWVGNVINAGALGRSLHRIHASWVTACPTCGIDVTQVGWTAPRCPHDDSVVAGIPVRDVHEDVRSLAASELAKADA; encoded by the coding sequence GTGGAGCAGCTCACTGCCGAATTCGGTGGTTCAGTGCAGGTAGGTACGGGTGTTGGTCCGGTCCTGGAAAAATTCGAGTCCGTTTCAAGGATCGCCGTGTTGCGGGGCGGAGGCCTTGGAGACCTGATCTTCGCCATCCCTGCCATGGCAGCGCTCAAGGCAGCCTACCCCGGAGCAACCCTGACCTTGCTGGGCACTCCCGTCCACAGGGCGCTGCTTGCGGCAACCAAGAGCCCGGTGGATGAAGTGTGCGTGTTGCCATTCGCTGAAGGCGTGCGCCCGGGGGAGGAGGACCCGGCGGAGCTGGACGCGTTCTTTGATGACATGCGCGGACGCCGGTTCGACCTGGCCGTCCAGCTACATGGCGGCGGCAGGTACTCCAATCCCTTCCTGCTTCGCCTTGGGGCGCGGCACACGGCAGGCACCCGGACGGCGGACGCCGCCAGCCTCGAGCGCACGGTTCCCTATATCTACTACCAGCATGAGCCCCTAAGGGCGCTGGAGGTCGCCGGCATGGCCGGCGCTTTCCCCCTCGACCTGGAGGCCCGCCTGGCGCCGGCTGAAGGCGGCGCCCCGCCCGCCGTCGTAACGCGCGACGACGGTGCCGGGCCTTGGGTAGTGGTGCATCCGGGCGCCACGGATCCCCGCCGCCGCTGGCCCGTCAGCCGGTTCGCTGAACTTGCGGCGGCATGCGCCGCGGACGGCTTCCGCGTTGCGGTCATCGGGGATGAGAATGAACGCGCCCTTGCCGGGCAGGTGGTGGAACAGGCAGCTTCCGCCAATGTCCATTCATTCGCCGGGGACCTGGACATGGGCGGACTTGTGGCACTGCTGGTCCGGGCGGCCGTAGTTGTGGGTAATGACAGCGGGCCCCGGCACCTTGCCCAGGCGCTGGGAGTTCCAACAGTGGGTATTTTCTGGGTGGGCAATGTCATAAATGCCGGTGCGCTGGGCAGGAGCCTCCACCGCATCCACGCCTCCTGGGTGACCGCCTGCCCTACCTGCGGCATAGACGTGACCCAGGTTGGGTGGACGGCGCCGCGCTGCCCGCATGATGACTCAGTAGTGGCCGGTATCCCGGTACGGGATGTACATGAGGACGTACGCAGCCTGGCAGCTTCCGAACTGGCCAAAGCGGACGCATGA
- a CDS encoding glycosyltransferase family 9 protein, translating to MSGADISMATGPDNRIDGKPELLVLRALKLGDLLVAVPALKALRRTFPGHRLRYAAQGWLSEALGLVGGYELLPTHGLDEPLALEAGMVDVAVNLHGSGPESQGRIDALKARQTIGHRSEHRDGPPWRAELHERERWVRLLEWHGIDADPLDVGLNTPHVRSPVPHATVLHVGAAYGSRLWPADRFAAVATALDKAGHNVVFTGGSGERDRAVDVCRRAGLPDGAVLAGRLGLGEFAAAIAAARLVISADTGAAHLASAYGTPSVVLFGPAPPEIWGPPPGPHVVLTRAELRRGDTFADQPDPALLAVTVADVLAAVRELGLL from the coding sequence ATGAGCGGCGCGGACATTTCCATGGCTACCGGTCCGGACAACCGCATTGATGGTAAGCCGGAGCTTCTTGTCCTGCGGGCCCTGAAGCTGGGCGACCTGCTGGTTGCGGTGCCTGCCCTCAAGGCCCTTCGGCGCACGTTCCCCGGACACCGGCTGCGGTATGCGGCCCAGGGGTGGCTCTCGGAAGCCCTGGGACTTGTGGGTGGCTACGAGCTCCTGCCCACGCATGGCCTGGACGAGCCGCTGGCCCTGGAAGCGGGCATGGTAGACGTGGCAGTGAACCTGCACGGCAGCGGCCCTGAAAGCCAGGGGCGCATCGATGCCCTTAAGGCGCGGCAGACGATCGGCCACCGCAGCGAGCACCGGGACGGGCCGCCCTGGCGGGCAGAACTGCATGAGCGGGAACGCTGGGTACGCCTCCTGGAATGGCACGGGATCGACGCCGACCCGCTGGACGTTGGTTTGAACACGCCGCACGTGCGCAGCCCGGTTCCCCATGCCACGGTCCTGCATGTTGGCGCTGCCTACGGCAGCCGGCTCTGGCCCGCTGATCGTTTCGCTGCTGTTGCCACGGCCCTGGATAAGGCAGGGCACAACGTTGTCTTCACTGGGGGAAGCGGGGAACGGGACAGGGCGGTTGACGTCTGCCGGCGTGCGGGGCTCCCGGACGGTGCGGTGCTGGCGGGGCGGCTTGGCCTGGGCGAGTTTGCTGCAGCCATCGCTGCCGCGCGCCTTGTCATCTCGGCTGATACCGGTGCTGCCCATCTCGCGTCGGCTTACGGAACGCCGTCAGTGGTGCTTTTTGGACCCGCCCCACCCGAGATCTGGGGGCCTCCGCCCGGACCGCATGTTGTCCTGACGCGTGCCGAGCTGCGGCGGGGGGACACCTTCGCTGACCAGCCGGACCCGGCGCTGCTGGCAGTCACGGTTGCGGATGTCCTGGCCGCGGTCCGCGAGTTGGGGTTGTTGTAG